The following proteins are co-located in the Bradyrhizobium barranii subsp. barranii genome:
- a CDS encoding class I SAM-dependent methyltransferase, translating to MSITEDSYLYFGNLGKTEPQYGIPNWIGLCLNPRYEREMLHDLNNPLPVPDGSVKKIQAQDVMEHIPKERVPSLFDEIYRALRVGGIFRLSVPDYRSPLLKARSIYNHKGDVIADLMMGGKAEYDAEKAVLKPMYTTDGYAHLWFPTYEQILHLILQSEIRKCSDITFHHYFVDDETAVTNAFPENEMFVFRCPPRDMRAGGKPISIIVDFTK from the coding sequence ATGAGCATCACGGAAGATTCGTATCTCTATTTCGGAAATCTTGGCAAAACTGAGCCTCAATACGGTATTCCCAACTGGATTGGCCTTTGTCTTAACCCGCGCTATGAGCGGGAAATGCTGCATGACTTAAATAACCCGCTTCCTGTCCCTGATGGTTCAGTCAAGAAAATACAAGCGCAAGATGTGATGGAGCACATCCCGAAAGAGCGAGTGCCAAGCCTCTTTGATGAGATATACCGGGCGCTAAGAGTCGGTGGAATTTTCAGGCTCAGTGTTCCTGATTATCGAAGCCCTTTGCTTAAGGCGAGATCGATTTACAATCATAAAGGCGATGTCATCGCTGATCTGATGATGGGCGGGAAGGCTGAATACGACGCCGAAAAAGCTGTTCTTAAGCCTATGTACACGACCGATGGTTATGCGCACCTCTGGTTTCCAACCTACGAGCAGATTCTTCACCTAATATTGCAGTCTGAAATCCGAAAATGTTCGGACATAACTTTTCATCATTATTTTGTAGACGACGAGACTGCCGTGACGAATGCGTTCCCAGAGAATGAAATGTTCGTCTTTAGATGCCCGCCCCGCGACATGCGGGCTGGCGGCAAGCCGATTTCGATCATTGTTGATTTCACTAAGTAG
- a CDS encoding glycoside hydrolase family 113, with protein MAGVFGVQGFGVLSNFNGELVSKTADSVMQEIADTGSNSLELAPRIFTSTRTSNNVLNVPEKTESDANIAKAVADAHAHGLSVLLKCYDKNIHNCW; from the coding sequence ATGGCAGGAGTTTTCGGCGTCCAGGGATTTGGCGTCCTCTCGAACTTCAACGGCGAGCTTGTCAGCAAAACCGCGGATTCGGTCATGCAAGAAATTGCAGACACCGGATCCAATTCGCTGGAGTTGGCGCCGCGCATTTTTACGTCAACCCGAACGTCAAACAACGTCCTCAACGTCCCTGAAAAGACGGAGAGCGATGCGAACATCGCAAAGGCTGTCGCCGATGCTCACGCGCACGGGCTCTCGGTCTTGCTCAAGTGCTATGACAAAAACATACACAATTGTTGGTAG
- the istA gene encoding IS21-like element IS1631 family transposase, whose translation MFDPFSQQGAGELNVLKRHLQSTVLTLLDRNTSQREIHRLTGVDRKTIRRYQALRAGAEANSPGEVTTGSVSADGQIPPPRPPAFGTSEATVTSSLARSACEAHRTWIEEQVRLKRNAQAIYQDLVDQFGFPSSYQSVKRFVRRLRHADPEQFDRLEFLPGEEAQVDYGEGAPTVDPKSGRYRRPRLFVMTLRYSRRSFRRVVWKSSQQVWAQLHEEAFRYFGGVPSYVVLDNLKEGVLKPDLYEPQLNPIYSAMLAHYAVVADPARVADPNRKGCVENAIQHTQGTALAGRRFETLEAQNEFLRHWEENWASKRIHGSTRRQVEAMFQEEKPHLRPLPVAPFRIFTEVVRTVCDDTTVRVDNSYYAARPAPIGSQVVVRIYTTTIEIRDRHTRALLRVHSRMAHPGSVVLPTSERPFNPSRQTAVLLASAERIGPQTRALCQQVFDTEGRPGQRAMWGIVGLGRKYPARLVEQACAHAIDNRIYRYKHVRATVERLFEQAIEQVGVTPQPASPLTQDHPLIRTPAEYGDLFSRAVRRDADDNGRQAEAHDDHATAIRARVACATPANSGATSAPAAPSHLKLET comes from the coding sequence ATGTTCGACCCCTTTAGCCAGCAAGGGGCCGGGGAGTTGAACGTCTTGAAGCGACATCTGCAAAGCACCGTACTTACATTACTTGATCGCAACACCAGCCAGCGCGAGATTCACCGGCTGACGGGTGTCGATCGCAAGACGATCCGGCGTTATCAGGCGCTGCGGGCCGGTGCGGAGGCAAATTCCCCCGGGGAAGTGACCACCGGCTCGGTGAGCGCGGACGGCCAAATTCCTCCACCCCGACCACCGGCTTTTGGGACATCGGAAGCGACGGTCACCAGCAGCCTGGCCCGTTCGGCTTGCGAAGCGCATCGGACGTGGATCGAAGAACAGGTCCGGCTGAAGCGGAACGCGCAGGCGATTTACCAGGACCTGGTTGATCAATTTGGCTTTCCGTCCAGCTACCAGAGTGTCAAGCGGTTTGTGCGCCGGTTGCGGCACGCTGATCCTGAGCAGTTTGATCGTCTTGAGTTCCTCCCCGGCGAGGAAGCTCAGGTCGACTATGGCGAGGGCGCGCCGACGGTTGATCCGAAGAGCGGGCGGTACCGTCGTCCCCGCCTGTTCGTGATGACGCTACGCTACTCGCGGCGCAGCTTCCGGCGGGTAGTCTGGAAGTCCAGCCAACAAGTCTGGGCGCAGCTCCACGAAGAGGCGTTCCGGTATTTTGGCGGGGTCCCCAGCTATGTCGTGCTCGACAACCTGAAGGAAGGCGTCCTCAAGCCGGATTTGTACGAGCCCCAGCTCAACCCGATTTACAGCGCGATGCTGGCTCATTACGCCGTGGTCGCCGATCCCGCGCGCGTGGCCGATCCAAATCGGAAAGGATGCGTCGAGAATGCGATTCAACATACCCAGGGCACTGCGCTGGCCGGACGGCGCTTCGAGACGCTGGAGGCGCAAAACGAGTTCTTGAGGCACTGGGAGGAGAACTGGGCTTCCAAACGCATCCACGGCAGCACGCGCCGTCAGGTCGAGGCGATGTTCCAGGAAGAGAAGCCGCACCTGCGGCCGCTGCCTGTCGCTCCCTTCCGCATCTTCACCGAAGTCGTCCGGACTGTCTGCGACGACACCACCGTACGCGTCGACAACAGCTATTACGCCGCGCGGCCCGCGCCGATCGGCAGCCAGGTCGTCGTGCGCATCTACACCACCACGATCGAGATCCGTGATCGCCACACCCGTGCGCTGCTGCGTGTTCATTCCCGGATGGCGCACCCCGGTTCTGTCGTCCTGCCGACCAGCGAACGGCCGTTCAACCCGTCGCGGCAAACCGCCGTGCTGCTGGCGAGCGCCGAGCGCATCGGACCGCAGACCAGGGCCTTGTGCCAGCAGGTGTTCGACACCGAAGGGCGCCCCGGACAGCGCGCGATGTGGGGCATTGTCGGGCTGGGCCGGAAGTATCCGGCGCGGCTGGTCGAGCAGGCCTGCGCGCACGCCATCGACAACCGCATCTACCGCTACAAGCACGTGCGTGCGACCGTCGAGCGGTTGTTCGAACAGGCGATCGAGCAGGTTGGAGTGACGCCACAGCCGGCATCGCCGCTCACCCAGGATCATCCGCTGATCCGTACCCCCGCGGAATACGGCGACCTCTTCAGCCGCGCTGTGCGGCGCGACGCCGACGACAATGGTCGGCAGGCCGAGGCTCACGACGATCACGCCACGGCAATCCGCGCTCGTGTCGCCTGCGCAACCCCGGCCAACTCCGGCGCCACGAGCGCTCCCGCTGCACCTTCTCACCTTAAACTGGAGACCTAG
- the istB gene encoding IS21-like element IS1631 family helper ATPase IstB codes for MMTMPEIERCLRQLRLSGVRDTLQTRVLQAQGANQPFLETFSLILQDELDRRQSRLIERRYQQSGLDEKLTLAEFDWSFNPKLPRQTCFQLHTLAFIAAGENALLVGKPGTGKSHIAKAIAYQAILQSHKVQYLETDDFFHRYALNSPAQREVRLRTIIDCDLLVLDDLFLARAIPDDAGTLLQTLIHQRYKLRRSVIVTSNRVVQDWGAYLGDNTMSTTILDRLMHHCHLLEFDGRSYRLKEAAEALARETNSN; via the coding sequence ATGATGACCATGCCGGAAATTGAGCGTTGCCTACGACAGCTGCGCCTGTCGGGTGTCCGCGACACGCTGCAGACGCGCGTGCTCCAGGCGCAGGGCGCCAACCAGCCCTTCCTCGAGACCTTCTCCCTTATCCTGCAGGATGAACTGGACCGTCGTCAGTCCCGTCTTATCGAGCGGCGATACCAGCAATCCGGGCTCGACGAAAAGCTGACGCTCGCCGAGTTCGACTGGTCCTTCAATCCCAAACTGCCACGTCAGACCTGCTTCCAGCTCCACACCCTGGCGTTCATTGCCGCTGGCGAGAACGCTCTGCTTGTTGGCAAACCTGGCACCGGGAAGTCGCACATCGCCAAGGCGATTGCCTATCAGGCGATCCTGCAAAGCCACAAGGTCCAGTATCTTGAGACCGACGACTTCTTCCACCGCTACGCCCTGAACTCTCCGGCACAACGCGAGGTCCGGCTGCGAACCATCATCGACTGCGATCTCCTCGTGCTGGACGATCTATTCCTCGCACGCGCCATCCCCGACGACGCCGGCACTTTGCTGCAGACCCTGATCCATCAGCGTTACAAACTGCGCCGCAGCGTCATCGTCACCTCCAATCGCGTCGTGCAGGATTGGGGGGCATACCTTGGGGACAACACTATGAGCACGACGATCCTCGATCGCCTTATGCATCATTGCCATCTGCTTGAGTTCGACGGACGCAGCTATCGGCTCAAAGAAGCCGCTGAAGCTCTTGCCCGGGAAACAAACTCAAACTAA